In Scatophagus argus isolate fScaArg1 chromosome 5, fScaArg1.pri, whole genome shotgun sequence, a genomic segment contains:
- the LOC124059564 gene encoding high affinity cationic amino acid transporter 1-like isoform X2, protein MILATLKGIGKQLLRVKVVDCNSEESHFSRCLNTFDLVALGVGSTLGAGVYVLAGAVARESSGPAIVLSFFIAALASVLAGLCYAEFGARVPRTGSAYLYSYVTVGELWAFITGWNLILSYVIGTSSVARAWSATFDELIGGHIQDFCRRYMTMRVPGVLAEYPDIFAVFIIITLTGLLAFGVKESALVNKVFTCINILVLLFVVISGFVKGNTKNWNLNPDEIFNATSNSSLNTSDFFPSEESLGVGGFMPFGWSGVLSGAATCFYAFIGFDCIATTGEEVKNPQRAIPVGIVASLLICFVAYFGVSAALTVMMPYYMLDKNSPLPVAFKYVGWEGATYAVAIGSLCALSTSLLGSMFPLPRIIFAMARDGLLFSFLAHVSERKTPIFSTFVAGLLPAVMAFLFDLKDLVDLMSIGTLLAYSLVAACVLVLRYQPEQPVVAYEMANTQDESEMAESYKVDMLPQPEDRFTIRTLLYPSNLEPSSRSGSAVNMCTCVLGVLVFVFSVVAVQGGLATWSVCVLVIILVVCLILTIIVWRQPQSKAKLAFKVPLLPFLPVASLFINIYLMMQLGRGTWMRFAIWMFLGFLIYFTYGIRNSAEAALTRSDPYPLACTIKGEPMATEKEAFLHNTQNTAGDDDEDC, encoded by the exons ATGATTCTGGCAACATTAAAGGGCATTGGGAAGCAGCTGCTGCGCGTGAAGGTTGTTGACTGTAACTCGGAGGAGTCCCACTTCTCTCGATGCCTCAACACGTTTGACCTGGTGGCCCTGGGCGTGGGCAGTACTCTGGGCGCTGGAGTGTACGTGCTGGCTGGCGCTGTAGCCCGAGAGAGCTCTGGACCAGCCATCGTCCTGTCCTTCTTCATCGCTGCTCTCGCCTCTGTCCTGGCTGGTTTGTGTTATGCTGAATTCGGAGCCCGTGTTCCCAGAACGGGCTCCGCTTACCTCTATAGCTACGTGACTGTGGGAGAACTGTGGGCCTTCATCACAGGCTGGAACCTCATCCTCTCTTACGTCATTG GAACTTCAAGTGTGGCCAGAGCATGGAGCGCAACCTTCGATGAGCTGATCGGAGGGCACATTCAGGACTTCTGCAGACGATACATGACAATGAGAGTCCCGGGTGTCCTGGCAGAGTATCCAGACATATTTGCTGTCTTCATTATAATCACTCTGACAG GACTGCTTGCATTTGGAGTGAAGGAGTCAGCCTTGGTAAATAAAGTATTCACCTGCATCAACATactggtgctgctgtttgtggtcATCTCTGGCTTCGTCAAAGGAAACACCAAAAACTGGAACCTGAACCCTGACGAAATCTTCAATGCCACCAGCAACTCCAGCTTAAA TACGTCTGATTTCTTCCCATCAGAGGAAAGTCTCGGCGTCGGCGGCTTCATGCCTTTTGGCTGGTCTGGAGTCTTGTCTGGCGCCGCCACGTGTTTTTATGCCTTCATAGGGTTCGACTGCATCGCCACGACAG GAGAAGAAGTGAAGAATCCTCAGAGGGCCATCCCTGTTGGAATTGTGGCCTCACTCCTCATCTGTTTTGTGGCGTACTTCGGTGTGTCCGCCGCCCTCACTGTCATGATGCCTTACTACATGCTGGACAAGAACAGCCCGCTGCCAGTGGCCTTTAAATATGTGGGCTGGGAGGGAGCCACTTATGCAGTGGCCATTGGCTCATTATGTGCCTTGTCAACCAG TCTCCTTGGCTCCATGTTTCCACTTCCACGCATTATCTTTGCTATGGCTCGCGATGGTCTGCTCTTCTCGTTTCTGGCTCATGTCAGCGAGAGGAAGACGCCCATCTTCTCCACCTTCGTGGCAGGGCTTTTGCCTG CTGTGATGGCTTTCTTGTTTGACCTGAAAGACCTGGTTGACCTCATGTCCATTGGCACCTTGCTGGCCTATTCACTGGTGGCTGCCTGTGTGCTGGTCCTCAG GTACCAGCCTGAGCAGCCCGTCGTGGCCTATGAGATGGCCAACACTCAGGACGAGTCTGAAATGGCCGAGTCTTATAAAGTTGACATGTTGCCACAACCAGAGGATCGCTTCACCATCAGGACTCTTCTTTACCCTTCAAACTTGGAGCCGTCCTCTCGATCCGGGTCTGCTGTCAATATGTGCACTTGTGTACTTG gtgttttggtgtttgtcttcagtgttgTAGCTGTTCAAGGAGGGCTGGCAAcctggtctgtgtgtgtccttgttaTTATCTTGGTGGTTTGTCTCATTCTCACCATCATTGTGTGGAGACAGCCGCAGAGCAAGGCCAAGCTTGCCTTCAAG GTTCCCCTGCTGCCTTTTCTCCCAGTTGCCAGTTTGTTCATCAACATCTACCTGATGATGCAGCTCGGCAGAGGAACTTGGATGCGCTTTGCCATCTGGATGTTCTTAG GTTTCTTGATCTACTTCACCTACGGTATTCGTAACAGTGCAGAGGCAGCGTTGACCAGGTCTGACCCTTACCCATTGGCCTGTACGATAAAGGGAGAGCCCATGGCCACGGAGAAGGAAGCTTTTctccacaacacacaaaacacagctggaGACGACGATGAAGATTGCTGA
- the LOC124059564 gene encoding high affinity cationic amino acid transporter 1-like isoform X1 has protein sequence MILATLKGIGKQLLRVKVVDCNSEESHFSRCLNTFDLVALGVGSTLGAGVYVLAGAVARESSGPAIVLSFFIAALASVLAGLCYAEFGARVPRTGSAYLYSYVTVGELWAFITGWNLILSYVIGTSSVARAWSATFDELIGGHIQDFCRRYMTMRVPGVLAEYPDIFAVFIIITLTGLLAFGVKESALVNKVFTCINILVLLFVVISGFVKGNTKNWNLNPDEIFNATSNSSLNTSDFFPSEESLGVGGFMPFGWSGVLSGAATCFYAFIGFDCIATTGEEVKNPQRAIPVGIVASLLICFVAYFGVSAALTVMMPYYMLDKNSPLPVAFKYVGWEGATYAVAIGSLCALSTSLLGSMFPMPRVIWAMAEDGLLFKCLAKISPRNKTPVTATVTSGLVAAVMAFLFDLKDLVDLMSIGTLLAYSLVAACVLVLRYQPEQPVVAYEMANTQDESEMAESYKVDMLPQPEDRFTIRTLLYPSNLEPSSRSGSAVNMCTCVLGVLVFVFSVVAVQGGLATWSVCVLVIILVVCLILTIIVWRQPQSKAKLAFKVPLLPFLPVASLFINIYLMMQLGRGTWMRFAIWMFLGFLIYFTYGIRNSAEAALTRSDPYPLACTIKGEPMATEKEAFLHNTQNTAGDDDEDC, from the exons ATGATTCTGGCAACATTAAAGGGCATTGGGAAGCAGCTGCTGCGCGTGAAGGTTGTTGACTGTAACTCGGAGGAGTCCCACTTCTCTCGATGCCTCAACACGTTTGACCTGGTGGCCCTGGGCGTGGGCAGTACTCTGGGCGCTGGAGTGTACGTGCTGGCTGGCGCTGTAGCCCGAGAGAGCTCTGGACCAGCCATCGTCCTGTCCTTCTTCATCGCTGCTCTCGCCTCTGTCCTGGCTGGTTTGTGTTATGCTGAATTCGGAGCCCGTGTTCCCAGAACGGGCTCCGCTTACCTCTATAGCTACGTGACTGTGGGAGAACTGTGGGCCTTCATCACAGGCTGGAACCTCATCCTCTCTTACGTCATTG GAACTTCAAGTGTGGCCAGAGCATGGAGCGCAACCTTCGATGAGCTGATCGGAGGGCACATTCAGGACTTCTGCAGACGATACATGACAATGAGAGTCCCGGGTGTCCTGGCAGAGTATCCAGACATATTTGCTGTCTTCATTATAATCACTCTGACAG GACTGCTTGCATTTGGAGTGAAGGAGTCAGCCTTGGTAAATAAAGTATTCACCTGCATCAACATactggtgctgctgtttgtggtcATCTCTGGCTTCGTCAAAGGAAACACCAAAAACTGGAACCTGAACCCTGACGAAATCTTCAATGCCACCAGCAACTCCAGCTTAAA TACGTCTGATTTCTTCCCATCAGAGGAAAGTCTCGGCGTCGGCGGCTTCATGCCTTTTGGCTGGTCTGGAGTCTTGTCTGGCGCCGCCACGTGTTTTTATGCCTTCATAGGGTTCGACTGCATCGCCACGACAG GAGAAGAAGTGAAGAATCCTCAGAGGGCCATCCCTGTTGGAATTGTGGCCTCACTCCTCATCTGTTTTGTGGCGTACTTCGGTGTGTCCGCCGCCCTCACTGTCATGATGCCTTACTACATGCTGGACAAGAACAGCCCGCTGCCAGTGGCCTTTAAATATGTGGGCTGGGAGGGAGCCACTTATGCAGTGGCCATTGGCTCATTATGTGCCTTGTCAACCAG TTTACTAGGCTCCATGTTCCCAATGCCCAGAGTGATCTGGGCCATGGCAGAGGATGGCCTGCTCTTCAAATGTTTGGCTAAAATCAGCCCACGAAACAAAACCCCTGTAACAGCTACAGTAACATCAGGTCTGGTGGCAG CTGTGATGGCTTTCTTGTTTGACCTGAAAGACCTGGTTGACCTCATGTCCATTGGCACCTTGCTGGCCTATTCACTGGTGGCTGCCTGTGTGCTGGTCCTCAG GTACCAGCCTGAGCAGCCCGTCGTGGCCTATGAGATGGCCAACACTCAGGACGAGTCTGAAATGGCCGAGTCTTATAAAGTTGACATGTTGCCACAACCAGAGGATCGCTTCACCATCAGGACTCTTCTTTACCCTTCAAACTTGGAGCCGTCCTCTCGATCCGGGTCTGCTGTCAATATGTGCACTTGTGTACTTG gtgttttggtgtttgtcttcagtgttgTAGCTGTTCAAGGAGGGCTGGCAAcctggtctgtgtgtgtccttgttaTTATCTTGGTGGTTTGTCTCATTCTCACCATCATTGTGTGGAGACAGCCGCAGAGCAAGGCCAAGCTTGCCTTCAAG GTTCCCCTGCTGCCTTTTCTCCCAGTTGCCAGTTTGTTCATCAACATCTACCTGATGATGCAGCTCGGCAGAGGAACTTGGATGCGCTTTGCCATCTGGATGTTCTTAG GTTTCTTGATCTACTTCACCTACGGTATTCGTAACAGTGCAGAGGCAGCGTTGACCAGGTCTGACCCTTACCCATTGGCCTGTACGATAAAGGGAGAGCCCATGGCCACGGAGAAGGAAGCTTTTctccacaacacacaaaacacagctggaGACGACGATGAAGATTGCTGA